Below is a window of Phyllopteryx taeniolatus isolate TA_2022b chromosome 16, UOR_Ptae_1.2, whole genome shotgun sequence DNA.
GATCACCTGGACTTTCTGCGGGGTTTGAAGACAGAAAACCAAATTGCGCTCTTGCCAGAAGAAAATACCGTATCGTGGTTGGCCTCTGTATTGCACATGGACAGAAGTATTGTGAGAATGATAAGAATTGATGCAAATGTTAAGAGTCTATCGCGTGCTTTCTCATTCTCGTCTTGGTTAAAGTTGCCATGCAGTAACGTTGAAAAAGTCAACAAAGTTCCTCCTCTTTAGTTTGTGAGGGGTTTGCCCACCTGGATCTGGGAGAAGGGAATCTCGAAGCTGAAGCTCTCATTGAAGTACGGATTCAGAGTGTTTTGCTTCACTgacgtcttcttcttcttcaggcgCTTCCCGTTGTGCTGGAGCACCACTTTCACAAAGGGATCTGTCAAAGTGGACACGATCAACAACAATACATTGCATCTGTCGATttttctgtgtgcgtgcgtgtgtagcggacatgcgccccgcaaactgaggtgacgcggtgacccccccccccccccgcacacacacacacacaccttgataAACGGCCACTTCCAGAGAGAGACCACCACCCACCGGCTTGAACTTAGGTCGTGAGTGAGTAGACACGGCAACTTTGCCAGACGACAATATCATTTCTGGGAAATGACCAGCTTCGGGCACGGTGCgcgactggttagggcgtctgcctcacagctctgaggacccgagttcaaatcccgggccccgcctgtgcggagtttgcatgttctccccgtgcctgcgtggcttttctccgggcactccgctttcctcccgcatcccaaaaacaggcatgctaggttcattgaagactctgaattgcccgttaggtgtgaatgtgagtgccaatggttgtttgtttgtttgtatgtgccctgcgattggctggcgaccggttcagggtgtaccccgcctcctgcccgcagtaagctgggataggctccagcacgcccgcgaccctaatgaggataaagcggcacagaaatggatggctggattactagcttcagacaaaatctcaactttatcctctctctctctctctctctctctctctctctctctctctctctctctcccgtccACAATGGACGCAGTAAACGCTCgcgtttccaactttagtccaacacacgatgttctatccCCCTTTTCGTACGCCGATTCtccttctttttaccattattcgtgttattttctttctttagttagaccccttttgtgtgtttccctcttgATCCCTTGTAGAAGTCGTTAAACATACTACAAAATTCCTCTCTTGGTTGGTCATCTCGAACTccaaatttcataaagtgtcaGATTACGAGGctgataaaaggtttctcgtcatttTCCCTCCATTTTATACCGATAAAAAGTGACATGGTAATAGTTTGATTTTGACAATTCAACGTGGAATTACAGTAAAgcggaagtaacgcaagcgtcgcttccgtcttattcttttctccaaaACGaaagccattttgatttgacccatatacgctacacgtgtgtgcgtgtgtgtgcgcgcgcactcACCCGACAGTCCTCCGACATCCATCTTCTTCAAGTTCTTGGCTTCCATGACGTTAACGGTTAGCTTGCCAGCCGTGGGGACGTAGCGAAGGGAAATGCAGATGTCTCCGAGCTTCTCTtgctttattaaacaaaacaaaaaaatgtaacatcaggctgtggttgttttaacaTCTTCCATACTGTTGATTTTCCTTGCACACATAATCCAACGTATTGATAGCTTTTACTGTCTCGGGATTCCCCATGAATCTGTTGGAACACGTTTCTGTTGGAACCTGTCAAAAAGCGGCCGACGCAAACGTCCTCTCAAGCACGGTCGCCTCTAGCCCATATCAAATACGCACACTTAGCTCATGTACAGTTTCACACTTCACATTTTCATTGCTGTCAAATGGCAAAACAGATCCAATTGGAGCTGAAAAAAGAACCCGCCTCCTCTTTCTCTCCTCCAATCAGATCCCTCCATTCGTGCATCGGTTGTCCGAGGTCCACGGTGTTCATGGGAATTTTGATCTGACCGATGACGTCATGTTTGCCGAAGCGGTCGAAGTCGAAAACCTGAAGCACCAGCGTCTGACCGCCCAACTCGGTGTAGGGTATCTGGGGGGTGAAAAGAAGGCGTTTAAAAAGTATCGTAACCATACCGACGGTCGGTTCGACACACCTTGAAGATGAAGGTCTCATTGAAAACAGGACAGAGGTTCTTGCGCTGGACTTTGGTCTCAAACTTTTTCTTCTTGTCAGGCAGCATGTAGACTTTAACGTACGGGTCTGAAGTTCCGCCCATGTCCATGGCTGCCAGGTCCTGAGCCTGCAGGATCCCCACGATCAGCTAAAAGGACCAACGGGAGAAACGACGACGCCGTTACCGATGGCACGTGTGTACGGGCGGGATAGGCGATGTGGGCGTACCTGGTTATCGGTGAAGTTGTAGTCCAACGTGTACTCCAGTTTGCCAAAgttctctttctcctcctcttctttcccTTCCTCTCCTTCCTGTAAGAACCACAGGGAAGCAAGCCGTAAGCGGAGCCGTCCAATGCTACGGAACGTCCCTACTTTGGGACGGAAATCCCTGAACGTGCGTCGTTATGGCCGTGACAGCGATCGTTCCCGatattggaaaaatacaatCTTCGCTCAGAATCTTTAATCAATTCAAGAAAAACGATGGTTGAAGTGTGTCACGTAACCGAAGCCAAGTTCTCTCACCTTCTTTTCATCGCCCTCCTCTCCTTCCTTTTCCTTCTTCTTGCCTCCTCGCCCAGCCCTCCTTTCTCTCACCTTCTTGGGCTTCTTGCCTTTGTGGATGCACTTCTTGTAGATGCAGAATCCCATACAGGCGATGAGGGCGAGGACGACCACCACAATGGCGCCCACTGCCCACATGGGCACTtgaaaaagaaggaaggaacGTTAGGTGCAATGCAGGTGGATGCTGGGTGGTCCCAAGCTGAGGGCCATTGTCTGAATCTGCGTTTTATCGGCGAAACATACAGTGGGGACGgaaaagttttcagacccccttcaatttgtcactctttgtgaTATTGCGGCCATTTgtgaaaatcatttaagttcattttcccctcattaatgtacacacagcaccccgcccatattgacagaaaaaaactgaatggttgaaatttgtgcagatttattaaaaatgaaaaaatgaaatatcacaaagccagaagtattcagaccctttgctgtgccactcatatattgaactcgggtgctgtccatttcttctgaccctccttgagatggttgtacaccttcattggagtccagcggTGTTTGATTGTacggattggacttgattaggaaagccacgctcctgtctatataagaccttacagctagctcacagtgcatctcagagcaaatgaaagtcatgaggtcaaaggaactgcctgaagagctcagggacagaattgtgccaaggcacagatctggccaaggttacaaaaacaaatctgctgCAATTACGGTTCCGAAGAGCGcattggcctccataatccttaaatggaagacgtttggcacgaccagaacccttcctagagctggccctccgtacggccaaactgagcaatcggaggagaagagccttggtgagagaggtgaagaagaacccaaagatcactgtggctgagatccagagatgggagaaagttcagcgcagccctccaccagttggggctttatagccgagtggcccgacggaaggaagcctctcctcagtgccaGGCGCTTGAAAGCCCgcgtggagtttgctaaaaaacacctgaaggactccaagatggtgagaaataagattgtctggtctgatgagagcaagatagaaattgttggccttaattctaagtggcatgtgtggggaaacccaggcactgctcatcacctgtccaatccaatacagtcccagcagtgcaaccctaaccctcttACAGTGCAAATGTAACCAGAAATCCTCGCATTAATCTTAGTCCAGCGCCACTCCAAGGAGTCATTTCTTTGTTCTACAGCTCTGGCAAGCCTTTGGAGCATTTACTCAATATCTTACCACTGCGCTGACTTGCCCATGCACTCGTACAGTCTtggtcctcactagtaagacaattcagcacactggTAGAACggccatgtttttttccccaatactctgtga
It encodes the following:
- the syt5a gene encoding synaptotagmin Va isoform X3, giving the protein MHDDIMKSERTHKDRAMMPSLSTAGARLRRAAEEESKEPPPPPPPSHHSNHQFASMKNKFFNELTHLANHKQNMPMWAVGAIVVVVLALIACMGFCIYKKCIHKGKKPKKVRERRAGRGGKKKEKEGEEGDEKKEGEEGKEEEEKENFGKLEYTLDYNFTDNQLIVGILQAQDLAAMDMGGTSDPYVKVYMLPDKKKKFETKVQRKNLCPVFNETFIFKIPYTELGGQTLVLQVFDFDRFGKHDVIGQIKIPMNTVDLGQPMHEWRDLIGGEKEEQEKLGDICISLRYVPTAGKLTVNVMEAKNLKKMDVGGLSDPFVKVVLQHNGKRLKKKKTSVKQNTLNPYFNESFSFEIPFSQIQKVQVIITVYDYDKLGSNDPIGKCWIGYGASGVGLRHWSDMLANPRRPVAQWHVLLPEEEVDAALKAPVR
- the syt5a gene encoding synaptotagmin Va isoform X2 encodes the protein MLHNVTSLALWFVFVQNCKGKHLERIAMMPSLSTAGARLRRAAEEESKEPPPPPPPSHHSNHQFASMKNKFFNELTHLAMPMWAVGAIVVVVLALIACMGFCIYKKCIHKGKKPKKVRERRAGRGGKKKEKEGEEGDEKKEGEEGKEEEEKENFGKLEYTLDYNFTDNQLIVGILQAQDLAAMDMGGTSDPYVKVYMLPDKKKKFETKVQRKNLCPVFNETFIFKIPYTELGGQTLVLQVFDFDRFGKHDVIGQIKIPMNTVDLGQPMHEWRDLIGGEKEEQEKLGDICISLRYVPTAGKLTVNVMEAKNLKKMDVGGLSDPFVKVVLQHNGKRLKKKKTSVKQNTLNPYFNESFSFEIPFSQIQKVQVIITVYDYDKLGSNDPIGKCWIGYGASGVGLRHWSDMLANPRRPVAQWHVLLPEEEVDAALKAPVR
- the syt5a gene encoding synaptotagmin Va isoform X1, whose product is MLHNVTSLALWFVFVQNCKGKHLERIAMMPSLSTAGARLRRAAEEESKEPPPPPPPSHHSNHQFASMKNKFFNELTHLANHKQNMPMWAVGAIVVVVLALIACMGFCIYKKCIHKGKKPKKVRERRAGRGGKKKEKEGEEGDEKKEGEEGKEEEEKENFGKLEYTLDYNFTDNQLIVGILQAQDLAAMDMGGTSDPYVKVYMLPDKKKKFETKVQRKNLCPVFNETFIFKIPYTELGGQTLVLQVFDFDRFGKHDVIGQIKIPMNTVDLGQPMHEWRDLIGGEKEEQEKLGDICISLRYVPTAGKLTVNVMEAKNLKKMDVGGLSDPFVKVVLQHNGKRLKKKKTSVKQNTLNPYFNESFSFEIPFSQIQKVQVIITVYDYDKLGSNDPIGKCWIGYGASGVGLRHWSDMLANPRRPVAQWHVLLPEEEVDAALKAPVR